Proteins from one Chitinophaga oryzae genomic window:
- a CDS encoding SusC/RagA family TonB-linked outer membrane protein, which translates to MRSHVVILLTCCLLASTCYAQVTMSEKGVTFTRLFKQIRKQTGYKFVYNNDMLPKDSHFDVDVKDAPVSAVLDKYLRPVMLTYEIRADKTIIIRQAKQPAPAPAKAVSRLQGQVTNESGQPLPGATIAVKGTLLGVAADQDGRFTLEVPDGNATLTISSVGHEPRELQPWEGMLVVRLQMAIRTIRDVTISTGMFRRNKTTFSGATTTFTGKELRQAGTLNVLESLKTLDPSFVIVRDNIAGSNPNQMPKIEVRGKTGLSSNTVRDQFSTDPNQPLFILNGMETTLQQIIDLDMNRVASITLLKDAASTALYGSRAANGVVVVETVKPQPGELQVSYTFTTRFETPALRDYNLMNAAELLEFQRLAGMYDPGHFGGNLANDNLYNQRLAEVASGVNSYWLSSPVQQRFTHGHSLYVNGGNNDFQYGVGLNYRDLKGVMKNSNRKTWGATIDLNYRKGKVNVANSLYINGTDANESPYGAFADFVKLSPYYRKKKADGSLNTDRYLEVFTVETDQFFPDTFRVGNPLYNARLGRKNNSNNLLVQDQLNLIYDISPHWRLSGGFQLARNNGSSILFISSDDTRFDGKPASQKGLYTETRMDAHSYQGNGMLTYRNVLHEVHSINGNLRSEIQEQGQTISGYSAVGFPADVRPNPAFASQYPPGSKPVFQKTKVRRVNALASVNYTYKNRYYADATYRLDGSTVFGSGKRYSSFWSVGGGWNISSEPGMKNHPSLDLLRIRANIGTTGNQSLGSYASSSVFGFENDPNIFGQGIYMTQLGNPLLQWQHTRNANIGLDISLWNNRLLAAFDIYEKYSDPLVVNGARPPSTGVSTYAFNVGALRTKGAEAIIRFFPIYLPEKKIMWTVGVTGAYYKSRYEGLSNVLGNLNDSALKSGSLLRYVDGYSPDELWAVRSLGIDPASGQELFLKKDGSQTFTYDVADIVPLGDSRPVVQGIISSGFTWKGFRLGVSLRYSLGQRTMNQALYSKVENISLADLANNQDKRALTLRWKQPGDQAEFRGISITDETPISSRFIQKENYLSGESIGAGYEMDAAQHPWLQRLKLQTIRLDAIMNDVFRLSTIQSERGIDYPFSKAVSLNLNVFF; encoded by the coding sequence ATGCGATCCCATGTTGTGATTTTACTGACGTGTTGTCTGCTGGCATCCACTTGTTATGCCCAGGTCACCATGTCGGAAAAGGGCGTCACGTTCACCCGGCTCTTTAAACAAATCAGGAAGCAAACGGGCTATAAATTCGTCTACAACAATGATATGCTGCCAAAAGACAGCCACTTTGATGTGGACGTAAAAGACGCGCCGGTGAGCGCCGTGCTCGACAAATACCTGCGCCCGGTCATGCTCACCTATGAGATACGCGCCGACAAAACGATTATTATCCGGCAGGCAAAACAGCCCGCGCCGGCACCCGCCAAAGCAGTGTCCCGTTTACAGGGACAGGTAACGAATGAAAGCGGGCAACCACTGCCGGGCGCCACCATCGCAGTGAAAGGTACCCTGCTGGGCGTCGCTGCCGACCAGGACGGCCGTTTTACACTGGAAGTGCCCGACGGCAATGCCACGCTCACCATCTCCTCCGTAGGGCATGAACCCAGGGAGTTGCAGCCATGGGAAGGCATGCTGGTGGTCCGGCTGCAGATGGCCATCAGGACGATCCGGGATGTCACTATCAGCACCGGGATGTTCAGAAGGAATAAAACAACGTTCTCCGGGGCGACAACAACTTTCACGGGAAAAGAACTGCGGCAGGCGGGCACGCTTAATGTGCTCGAAAGCCTGAAAACGCTGGACCCTTCTTTCGTGATCGTGCGTGATAATATCGCGGGTTCCAACCCTAACCAAATGCCGAAAATTGAAGTAAGGGGAAAAACAGGCCTTTCATCCAACACCGTGAGAGACCAGTTCTCCACCGATCCCAATCAACCCTTATTTATTCTCAATGGAATGGAAACCACCCTGCAACAGATCATCGATCTGGATATGAACAGGGTGGCTTCCATTACCCTGCTGAAGGATGCCGCCTCTACCGCCCTGTATGGCTCCCGGGCGGCCAACGGCGTAGTGGTGGTGGAAACCGTCAAACCCCAACCGGGAGAATTGCAGGTATCCTATACCTTTACCACACGGTTTGAAACACCCGCCCTGCGGGACTATAACCTGATGAATGCCGCTGAACTGCTGGAGTTCCAAAGGCTGGCGGGCATGTACGACCCCGGGCATTTCGGAGGCAATCTCGCCAACGATAACCTGTACAACCAGCGGCTGGCGGAAGTGGCCAGCGGCGTTAACAGCTACTGGCTTTCCAGTCCCGTGCAACAGCGCTTTACACATGGTCACTCCCTGTACGTGAACGGCGGGAACAACGATTTTCAATACGGCGTTGGTTTGAACTACCGCGACCTGAAAGGCGTGATGAAAAACTCCAATCGCAAAACATGGGGCGCCACCATAGACCTGAACTACCGGAAAGGAAAAGTCAACGTTGCCAATTCACTGTACATCAATGGTACCGATGCCAACGAATCACCTTACGGCGCTTTCGCCGACTTCGTAAAACTCAGCCCCTACTACCGTAAAAAAAAAGCCGATGGCAGTCTGAATACAGACCGCTACCTGGAGGTCTTCACTGTTGAAACGGATCAGTTCTTTCCTGACACTTTCCGGGTAGGCAACCCTTTGTACAATGCCAGGCTGGGCCGGAAAAACAACAGCAATAATTTGCTGGTGCAGGACCAGCTCAACCTGATCTATGACATCTCGCCACACTGGCGCCTCTCCGGTGGCTTCCAGCTGGCGCGGAACAACGGCTCCTCTATCCTCTTCATTTCATCTGACGACACGCGGTTTGACGGGAAACCCGCCTCTCAAAAGGGGTTGTATACCGAAACCCGGATGGATGCACACTCTTACCAGGGAAACGGGATGCTGACCTATCGGAACGTACTGCATGAAGTACATAGCATCAACGGCAACCTCCGCTCAGAAATACAGGAACAGGGACAAACCATATCGGGCTATTCCGCTGTTGGCTTTCCGGCAGACGTAAGGCCTAACCCGGCTTTTGCGTCACAGTACCCTCCCGGCTCCAAACCTGTCTTTCAAAAAACAAAAGTCAGGCGGGTCAACGCGCTGGCCAGCGTCAACTACACCTATAAAAACCGTTATTACGCAGATGCTACCTACCGCCTGGACGGCTCCACCGTCTTCGGTTCCGGTAAAAGATACTCCTCCTTCTGGTCAGTAGGCGGCGGCTGGAATATCAGCAGTGAACCGGGCATGAAAAACCATCCTTCCCTGGACCTGCTGCGCATCAGGGCCAATATCGGCACCACGGGCAACCAGTCCCTGGGCTCCTATGCTTCCTCCTCCGTATTCGGCTTCGAGAACGATCCCAACATTTTCGGGCAGGGCATATATATGACACAACTGGGCAATCCTCTGCTGCAATGGCAACATACCCGTAACGCCAATATCGGCCTGGATATCAGCCTGTGGAACAACAGGCTGCTGGCCGCCTTTGATATTTATGAAAAGTATTCAGACCCGCTGGTGGTGAACGGCGCCAGACCTCCGTCAACCGGCGTTTCTACCTATGCCTTCAACGTAGGCGCACTGCGGACAAAAGGCGCCGAAGCCATTATCCGCTTCTTCCCCATCTACCTCCCGGAGAAAAAAATCATGTGGACCGTTGGCGTAACGGGCGCCTACTACAAAAGCAGGTATGAAGGGCTTTCCAACGTTCTCGGCAACCTCAACGACTCCGCGCTCAAATCCGGTTCCCTGCTACGTTACGTGGATGGCTACAGCCCCGATGAGCTATGGGCCGTACGCTCCCTGGGGATAGATCCGGCATCCGGACAGGAACTGTTTCTGAAAAAGGACGGTAGTCAAACGTTCACCTACGACGTGGCAGACATCGTGCCTCTTGGCGACAGCAGGCCCGTAGTGCAAGGCATTATCAGCTCCGGCTTCACCTGGAAAGGTTTCCGCTTAGGCGTCAGCCTTCGCTATAGTTTGGGGCAACGGACGATGAACCAGGCCTTATATTCCAAAGTGGAAAACATCAGCCTGGCAGACCTGGCCAACAACCAGGACAAACGGGCATTAACGCTGCGCTGGAAACAACCGGGCGACCAGGCGGAATTCAGGGGCATCAGCATCACCGATGAAACGCCCATCTCTTCGCGCTTCATTCAGAAAGAGAACTACCTCTCGGGGGAATCCATCGGCGCGGGATACGAAATGGACGCCGCCCAACACCCGTGGCTGCAACGTCTGAAGCTGCAGACCATCCGGCTGGACGCCATTATGAACGACGTCTTCCGGCTGTCCACCATCCAGTCTGAAAGAGGTATAGATTATCCCTTCAGCAAGGCCGTGTCATTGAACCTGAATGTTTTCTTTTAA